In a genomic window of Candidatus Acidiferrales bacterium:
- a CDS encoding T9SS type A sorting domain-containing protein, with protein MKISSTLLFVALLTMSAQAQKLWTGSGGDGLWTTATNWSGGTVPTSADSVVLDNTNIAGSYTVTIPLAGTAVVKELQIGYPGNTNIITLYFASNAATAGFKFGDGAAGNLDFDIDQGGVFINASNAASGSTYFQRVNTGDSLRVKSGGKFVQVTTLSFSTPFPAATTKFDEGSTFELNVRGTGLATPTVSGRTYGNYTLAADSAGGTRTYQSTSGGGAFKVLDTWTIESGVTLLPWGGTGVDSINNISNSGVMSFAPASGSLYIYGSLTVNDSFIVSSATLPCTFSGSSYQLISGTGLIEFKDSVIIANSGSIVALGGNVVDSGSVTVTGNLSAGMSSITGSGSFRLYPNATLFLGGANGVNDLVKPTGIISLSKSANYYFNGGGPQYTGTLMPDTVRELRTYTSTGVTLSRTTVANFVTMTGVGNITTTGDTLIAPNGVSGSYGGGAYIDGNLSYNVTATGAWIFPVGSGLISYLPVEIDFSTLTGSGAVVVGAVDSTVTAPTLSLGDTIKMLRHYFVIGNAAGITAFTDSLILTYTASDLARLGITKDSSLHVYQSSGPHWIDLPITARDVTNKTIKTSKVSSFGTFILGVPVFGPKEVTIAQAKKDDNHDFVPDYSVTGDTLIVYGVVTSPNVGSTYTSYYIQDSTAGIDVYKGGTIMPFSIGDSVFVIGKILQNKGVEEISPLAADSVHFGILKHNATVPQPKLLTLHGYVSNSEDVEGSLIEIDSLYKVSGTWAGNQNIYVTNAAHTDTTILYINQNTNVGSHAEPMYPINLVGIASQFTSSVPPNNGYEIIPRDTNDVKSVATIPPAAPTILLPANGSAYQRADTLDFKWNSSPTATKYLFQLSTNRLFSSFVVADSNVADTTRRVTALANSTKYFWRVGAYNVGGFGPFSVVDSFTTIIAIPAVPTIVSPNGSTGEPRRTTFKWNSTANATSYHLQVGTDNSFSSVVRDVTTPDTSLQISDTLTASTTYYWHVSAIDTGGASAYTAATSFKTGTGVLAVDGRSGTPKEFALYQNYPNPFNPSTMINYDLPKNSYVKVTIYDLLGRVVADLVDGMQNADRYSIEWNPSGLSSGIYFCRIQAQSQDGTAKFTSVKKLLYMK; from the coding sequence ATGAAGATTTCTTCGACACTTCTCTTTGTCGCACTTCTTACAATGAGTGCGCAAGCACAAAAATTATGGACAGGCAGCGGCGGTGATGGTTTGTGGACCACTGCAACAAACTGGAGCGGCGGAACAGTCCCCACAAGTGCAGATAGCGTTGTTCTGGATAACACAAATATTGCAGGAAGTTACACCGTCACAATACCTTTAGCCGGCACAGCTGTGGTAAAGGAGCTGCAGATCGGCTATCCGGGGAATACGAATATAATTACCCTTTATTTTGCCAGCAACGCGGCAACAGCCGGATTTAAGTTTGGGGACGGTGCAGCAGGCAATCTGGATTTCGACATCGACCAAGGCGGAGTTTTCATCAATGCTTCCAACGCGGCGAGTGGTTCAACGTATTTTCAGCGCGTAAACACCGGCGATTCACTTAGGGTAAAAAGCGGAGGAAAATTTGTTCAGGTAACCACGTTGTCATTCTCAACACCGTTTCCGGCCGCAACCACGAAATTCGATGAAGGAAGTACGTTCGAACTAAATGTCAGAGGTACGGGGCTGGCAACTCCGACCGTATCTGGCCGTACTTACGGAAATTATACTTTAGCCGCCGACTCTGCTGGTGGCACAAGGACTTATCAATCGACAAGCGGTGGTGGTGCTTTCAAAGTACTCGACACGTGGACAATAGAATCAGGAGTAACTCTTCTTCCCTGGGGTGGCACAGGGGTGGACAGCATAAATAATATTTCTAACAGCGGGGTGATGAGTTTTGCTCCAGCATCGGGTTCACTTTACATCTATGGCAGTCTCACGGTTAATGATTCCTTTATTGTATCAAGTGCAACCTTACCTTGCACATTCAGTGGTAGTTCGTATCAACTGATTAGTGGAACAGGGCTTATTGAATTCAAGGATTCAGTCATAATCGCAAACTCGGGATCAATAGTTGCACTGGGTGGGAATGTTGTTGATTCTGGTTCCGTTACTGTCACCGGAAATCTATCAGCGGGAATGAGCTCAATTACCGGTTCAGGTAGCTTTAGACTTTACCCGAACGCGACGCTGTTTCTTGGCGGAGCGAATGGCGTCAATGACTTGGTTAAACCAACTGGAATTATTTCTTTAAGCAAGAGTGCCAACTACTATTTTAACGGTGGCGGACCGCAGTACACAGGCACATTAATGCCGGACACAGTCCGAGAACTCAGAACGTATACCTCAACAGGTGTGACTTTAAGCAGAACTACAGTTGCAAATTTTGTTACCATGACCGGAGTAGGCAATATTACAACCACCGGAGATACTCTCATAGCGCCTAATGGAGTTTCCGGTTCATATGGTGGTGGAGCATACATTGACGGCAATCTTTCGTATAACGTCACCGCAACGGGAGCATGGATTTTCCCAGTCGGATCGGGATTAATCAGTTACTTACCGGTCGAAATTGATTTCTCAACGTTAACTGGAAGCGGCGCTGTGGTTGTTGGAGCAGTAGACAGCACGGTGACGGCTCCGACACTTTCCCTCGGTGACACCATCAAAATGCTGCGGCACTACTTCGTAATCGGAAATGCCGCCGGAATTACCGCGTTTACCGACAGCCTTATACTGACTTATACAGCCTCGGATCTGGCTAGACTGGGAATCACGAAGGACTCGTCGCTTCATGTCTACCAGAGCAGCGGCCCACATTGGATCGATCTTCCCATAACGGCAAGAGACGTCACGAACAAAACGATCAAGACCTCCAAAGTCTCATCATTCGGAACCTTTATTCTCGGAGTTCCCGTCTTCGGACCGAAGGAGGTAACTATCGCTCAAGCAAAAAAAGACGACAACCACGATTTCGTGCCGGACTACTCGGTCACCGGTGATACATTGATCGTGTACGGAGTAGTTACCTCTCCTAACGTGGGCTCCACTTACACTTCTTACTACATTCAAGATTCGACGGCTGGCATTGATGTCTACAAAGGTGGGACGATAATGCCCTTTAGCATTGGCGATTCTGTGTTTGTAATCGGAAAAATACTCCAGAACAAAGGGGTGGAGGAGATTAGCCCGCTGGCGGCGGATTCGGTTCATTTCGGCATTCTGAAACATAATGCAACAGTTCCCCAACCAAAACTTCTAACGCTCCATGGATATGTCTCAAATTCTGAAGATGTCGAGGGATCACTTATCGAGATAGATAGCCTATATAAAGTTTCTGGAACTTGGGCTGGAAACCAAAACATATACGTGACGAATGCAGCGCACACCGACACGACAATACTCTACATTAACCAGAATACAAATGTGGGGAGTCATGCGGAACCGATGTATCCAATAAACTTGGTTGGCATAGCCAGTCAATTCACTTCAAGTGTTCCGCCTAACAACGGCTATGAAATCATCCCTCGTGATACGAATGATGTGAAAAGCGTCGCAACTATACCGCCTGCAGCACCGACCATTCTGCTTCCAGCAAATGGCTCTGCATATCAGCGAGCAGATACTCTTGACTTCAAGTGGAACTCTAGTCCTACTGCAACGAAGTATCTGTTCCAGCTCTCCACGAATCGGCTGTTTTCTTCGTTTGTGGTGGCGGATTCCAATGTCGCCGACACCACAAGAAGGGTCACCGCACTTGCAAACTCGACGAAATATTTCTGGCGAGTCGGCGCATACAATGTGGGCGGTTTCGGTCCGTTCTCGGTAGTAGATTCTTTCACAACTATCATCGCGATCCCGGCTGTGCCAACTATCGTTTCGCCGAACGGATCAACCGGTGAACCGAGAAGGACGACCTTCAAGTGGAATTCAACGGCAAATGCCACGAGCTATCATCTACAGGTCGGGACTGACAACTCGTTCTCGTCCGTTGTCAGAGATGTAACAACGCCGGATACATCACTTCAAATATCTGATACATTGACGGCGAGCACGACGTACTACTGGCATGTGAGTGCAATCGACACGGGCGGTGCGAGTGCATACACGGCTGCCACAAGTTTCAAAACCGGCACGGGAGTCTTAGCCGTCGATGGACGTAGCGGAACTCCAAAGGAGTTCGCGCTGTATCAGAATTATCCGAACCCGTTCAACCCGTCAACCATGATCAACTATGATTTGCCGAAAAACTCATACGTGAAAGTCACGATTTACGACTTGCTCGGCAGAGTTGTAGCGGATTTAGTGGACGGGATGCAAAATGCAGATCGATACAGCATCGAATGGAATCCTTCAGGCTTAAGCAGCGGAATTTATTTCTGCCGGATCCAAGCTCAAAGTCAGGACGGAACAGCCAAATTTACATCGGTGAAGAAACTTCTCTATATGAAATAA
- a CDS encoding DUF6580 family putative transport protein → MNILFALVLVLFAAFSRLIPHAPNFTPVISIALFAGAYLQKRFAFLVPIAAMLVSDLVVGFYNPVSMAFVYGSLLLIVAIGLTMNNKLSVIKIGGFSLAGAALFFVLTNFGVWIVPNSIYPRTFTGLVECYVMAIPFIGNTIYSALIYSALMFGAYEAAHRFVFKTREIQQGSK, encoded by the coding sequence ATGAATATACTATTTGCACTCGTCCTGGTTCTCTTCGCTGCATTTTCAAGGCTCATTCCACACGCGCCTAATTTCACGCCCGTGATTTCGATCGCGCTTTTCGCGGGAGCATATCTGCAGAAGAGGTTTGCATTCCTGGTTCCCATCGCGGCGATGCTGGTGAGCGACCTTGTTGTCGGTTTTTATAATCCGGTCTCGATGGCATTTGTATACGGAAGTCTGCTGTTGATCGTTGCAATCGGATTAACAATGAACAACAAGCTGTCGGTGATTAAGATTGGCGGGTTTTCTCTTGCGGGGGCGGCGCTTTTCTTCGTACTGACCAACTTCGGAGTCTGGATCGTTCCGAACTCGATATATCCGAGAACTTTTACAGGACTCGTCGAGTGCTACGTGATGGCGATACCGTTCATCGGCAACACGATTTACAGCGCTTTGATCTACAGCGCGTTAATGTTCGGCGCATACGAAGCGGCACATAGGTTTGTATTCAAGACGAGGGAAATACAACAAGGAAGTAAATAG
- a CDS encoding TonB-dependent receptor has product MFVLFLLNFTFYSHQTDTTQVYPQPEVVVTATRTPINSIDAPSRVTQVDVDEMQRSGFDNTKSMLSFVDGIFVKDNGPAQLGTVSLRGTAAEQTLFLFDGISLNNVQNGQLDLFLVPSSNLQSIEISQGGSSALYGANAVGGVIDFQSKTPINNFVRIDLGGGSYANQMMDAEVSEGINDARFNLMVQRKRGVNDFDFTFTGGSRNFPMRYTGGDYVEDMQSLKIALPSSIGMTSFLIQNVSADRGTPYAISDSTFETTSRETDENTMAVLKNAGNFGSFDYSASAGFIYSYLKYTDPAYATDDYYKTLSTQPAAQLSYSDTKFSGAVGVDAELDRGESDKMASIKDRNRIGAFASGDYELRKDLDIETRLFGALRYDGYSRFGNTFNPKAGINIKPLADIPIHLRANIGTSFRIPTFNELYYYDPIFDQFGNQNLKPESSTDFDLGAAAELEGNRAPLYANLDADYYHIDTRDGIVWQELTNTSWTPENLKEIVSSGVELSLCFSYSSIFALKGNYFFGKSLDVSDPLDPAAYKKQLLYIPQQQSSLVAEATPGIFTFTAAIRYVGGRFYTSDNTASLPPYAVTYASASARIEAGPLELFPKISVDDLFNRRYEVIYEYPVPGRTYWLELGIQFNQSK; this is encoded by the coding sequence ATGTTTGTACTATTCTTACTTAATTTTACTTTTTATTCGCATCAAACGGACACCACTCAAGTCTATCCCCAGCCGGAAGTGGTTGTAACTGCGACACGCACGCCAATCAACAGTATCGACGCTCCATCTCGAGTGACACAAGTCGACGTCGATGAAATGCAACGGAGCGGTTTCGACAACACGAAAAGCATGCTATCATTTGTTGATGGCATATTCGTAAAAGATAATGGGCCTGCACAGCTCGGTACTGTAAGCTTGAGGGGAACGGCTGCCGAACAAACACTTTTTCTATTTGACGGCATAAGCTTGAATAATGTCCAGAACGGACAGCTCGATCTCTTTCTTGTGCCTTCAAGTAATTTACAATCAATCGAGATTTCTCAGGGCGGTTCGTCGGCATTATACGGAGCTAACGCGGTCGGCGGAGTCATAGATTTTCAAAGCAAAACTCCAATCAACAACTTTGTAAGAATTGATCTTGGAGGAGGGTCCTACGCAAACCAAATGATGGATGCCGAGGTGAGCGAAGGAATCAATGACGCCAGATTTAATTTGATGGTACAGCGCAAAAGAGGAGTGAACGATTTCGATTTTACTTTCACCGGTGGATCGAGAAATTTTCCAATGAGATACACGGGTGGCGACTATGTTGAAGATATGCAATCACTTAAGATTGCACTTCCTTCGTCAATTGGGATGACATCTTTTTTGATCCAAAATGTCTCCGCAGACCGCGGAACACCGTACGCGATAAGCGATTCGACATTTGAAACAACCTCACGCGAAACCGATGAGAACACCATGGCCGTTCTCAAAAATGCAGGCAATTTCGGGTCTTTCGACTATTCTGCTTCCGCGGGTTTCATTTATTCATACCTCAAATACACTGACCCTGCTTACGCTACAGACGATTATTACAAAACATTATCGACACAGCCGGCCGCGCAGCTGTCCTATTCGGATACGAAATTTTCCGGTGCAGTGGGTGTCGATGCCGAACTTGATCGAGGTGAAAGCGACAAGATGGCGAGTATCAAAGACAGAAACCGTATTGGAGCTTTCGCGAGCGGAGACTATGAGTTAAGGAAAGACTTGGATATAGAGACCCGGCTATTCGGTGCGTTACGATATGATGGCTACTCCCGGTTCGGAAATACGTTTAACCCAAAGGCCGGGATTAACATCAAACCTCTCGCGGACATTCCCATACACTTGCGTGCAAATATCGGGACTTCCTTCAGAATTCCAACTTTCAATGAGCTCTATTATTACGATCCGATCTTCGATCAATTTGGCAATCAAAACCTTAAACCGGAGAGTTCAACAGACTTTGATTTGGGAGCAGCCGCAGAGCTCGAAGGAAATCGGGCACCGCTCTATGCCAATCTTGATGCAGATTACTATCATATAGATACTCGCGACGGCATTGTGTGGCAGGAGTTGACAAATACATCCTGGACGCCGGAAAATCTTAAGGAGATTGTATCAAGCGGAGTCGAATTGAGTCTCTGCTTTAGTTACAGTTCTATATTTGCTTTGAAAGGAAATTATTTCTTTGGAAAATCACTTGATGTTTCAGATCCACTCGATCCTGCAGCCTATAAAAAACAGCTTCTCTACATTCCGCAGCAGCAAAGTTCGCTCGTCGCGGAAGCGACACCCGGAATTTTTACGTTCACGGCAGCGATCCGATATGTTGGTGGACGGTTCTATACTTCCGATAACACCGCTTCGCTCCCGCCCTATGCTGTAACTTACGCTTCAGCATCTGCCCGGATTGAAGCAGGCCCTCTGGAATTATTTCCTAAAATATCCGTCGACGATCTTTTCAACCGCAGATACGAAGTGATATATGAATATCCGGTACCCGGGAGGACATACTGGCTCGAACTCGGCATTCAATTCAACCAAAGTAAGTAA
- a CDS encoding YbhB/YbcL family Raf kinase inhibitor-like protein, with product MTASSGSFSITSTAFKEGETIPQKYTGDGQNISPPLKWESVPAQAKSFALIADDPDAPMGTWVHWVIFNIPPAATGLSENVPRKDSLTNGSLQGINDSRKIGYDGPSPPSGTHRYYFKLYALDAVLKLSSGITKPQLLKAMEGHILAQTQLMGRYSRK from the coding sequence ATGACAGCCAGCTCCGGAAGCTTCTCGATCACGAGCACCGCGTTCAAGGAAGGGGAAACGATTCCGCAGAAATATACGGGCGATGGACAGAATATTTCTCCACCACTTAAATGGGAATCAGTCCCGGCTCAAGCGAAGAGTTTTGCACTGATTGCCGACGATCCCGATGCTCCGATGGGAACATGGGTGCATTGGGTAATATTCAACATCCCGCCGGCAGCAACCGGACTATCCGAGAACGTTCCCAGGAAAGATTCTCTAACAAACGGCTCTCTACAAGGCATAAATGATTCTCGCAAAATCGGTTACGATGGTCCAAGCCCTCCCAGTGGGACGCATCGCTATTACTTTAAACTCTATGCGCTGGATGCAGTGCTGAAACTTTCTTCCGGGATCACGAAGCCCCAGCTTCTCAAAGCCATGGAAGGACACATCTTGGCACAGACACAATTGATGGGAAGATATTCGCGGAAGTAA
- a CDS encoding pyridoxal phosphate-dependent aminotransferase, which translates to MHPLKKSTKLDNVCYDIRGPVLDEAKRLEDTGEKILKLNIGNPAPFGFKAPDEVVAQIATNLAKAEGYIDSKGLIEAREAVAIYSAKKGIGKIDVENIFIGNGVSELIVMAMQGLLNNGDEILIPAPDYPLWTAGVVLAGGKPVHYICDEDSSWYPDISDIKKKISQRTKGIVVINPNNPTGAVYPKELLNSIVELAANHGLIIYSDEIYDRILYDGACHTSIASLTNDILCVTLNGLSKSHLITGYRVGWMTFSGNLSVAENYLEGVNMLASMRLCSNVPAQYAIPIALDKDNLIRSHTAQGGRLKTQRDFGYERINRIPGLSCTKPQGTFYFFPRIDTKKFQIKDDEKFAFDLLKRENVLVVQGTGFNWFHPDHFRIVFLPDMQTLERAFDAIENFLKNYVQENRK; encoded by the coding sequence ATGCATCCTCTGAAAAAATCAACAAAGCTTGATAACGTTTGTTATGATATACGCGGACCAGTCCTCGATGAAGCTAAGAGATTGGAAGACACGGGCGAAAAAATCCTCAAGTTGAACATCGGCAACCCAGCTCCGTTTGGATTCAAGGCTCCGGATGAAGTCGTCGCACAGATCGCCACCAATCTCGCAAAAGCAGAAGGCTACATCGACTCGAAAGGACTTATAGAGGCAAGAGAAGCAGTCGCAATCTATTCCGCGAAAAAGGGAATAGGAAAGATTGACGTAGAAAATATTTTCATCGGAAACGGTGTCAGCGAATTAATCGTGATGGCGATGCAGGGCCTCTTGAACAACGGCGATGAGATTCTCATTCCTGCTCCCGATTATCCTCTCTGGACTGCGGGGGTCGTTCTCGCCGGCGGTAAACCCGTTCATTACATATGCGATGAGGATTCAAGCTGGTATCCAGATATTTCCGACATAAAGAAGAAAATCTCACAACGGACGAAGGGAATCGTAGTCATAAACCCGAATAACCCCACCGGTGCGGTATATCCGAAAGAACTCTTGAACAGCATTGTCGAACTTGCGGCGAATCACGGTTTAATAATTTATAGCGATGAAATTTACGACAGGATTTTGTATGACGGCGCATGTCATACTTCAATCGCTTCCCTCACAAATGACATTCTCTGCGTTACATTAAACGGACTTTCAAAGTCCCACTTGATTACCGGATACAGGGTTGGGTGGATGACTTTCAGCGGCAACCTTTCGGTGGCGGAAAATTATCTGGAAGGCGTAAATATGCTGGCATCTATGCGACTGTGCAGTAACGTCCCGGCCCAGTATGCAATACCTATCGCATTAGATAAGGACAATCTGATCAGAAGTCACACGGCTCAGGGCGGTAGATTGAAAACACAGCGCGATTTCGGTTATGAACGCATCAATAGAATTCCTGGTTTGTCTTGCACAAAGCCGCAGGGCACATTTTACTTTTTTCCCAGAATAGACACAAAGAAGTTTCAAATAAAAGATGACGAAAAATTCGCCTTCGACCTCTTAAAAAGAGAAAATGTCCTTGTCGTCCAGGGGACGGGGTTCAATTGGTTTCATCCTGACCATTTCAGGATCGTCTTCCTGCCGGACATGCAGACACTTGAAAGAGCATTCGATGCGATTGAAAATTTTCTGAAAAATTATGTCCAAGAAAATCGCAAATGA
- the mnmE gene encoding tRNA uridine-5-carboxymethylaminomethyl(34) synthesis GTPase MnmE, translated as MTENNPAISAIATPIGVGGISVVRISGEGSFAIADKIFLGKSKLNEAPSHTAHFGKIVDHNGGFVDEVVAVVYRKPNSYTCEDIVEISCHGGYLVTQKVLQQTIDAGARLAEPGEFTKRAFLNGRIDLSQAEAIGDLIHSQSEAAYRSSLRQLSGDLSWKIKSISDELLNLASLLELELDFSEEDVEFANRKSLEDRLQKAINVVDELLSSYEVGRIYREGVRVAIAGKPNAGKSSLLNALLQENRAIVSETPGTTRDTISESVSINGILFRLTDTAGLREAMDNIEREGVDRARKEAEQSDVVLLVIDCESHDYNGSEPSYKELADACTRRNVKLIKVWNKIDIYKGTAPRKQEDGFFVSALCGDGIDFLKDGLFKIALGQQMNESSVVVTNTRHRDLLSRAQRNLRLALETLKSGKSGEFVALDLRGGLNALGEITGEITTNDVLNNIFSKFCIGK; from the coding sequence ATGACAGAGAATAATCCGGCAATATCTGCCATTGCGACACCGATCGGCGTAGGTGGAATAAGCGTAGTAAGAATTTCGGGCGAGGGTTCGTTCGCCATCGCGGATAAAATATTCCTTGGCAAGTCAAAACTGAACGAGGCTCCATCCCATACTGCCCACTTCGGGAAAATAGTTGATCATAACGGCGGTTTTGTAGATGAGGTGGTCGCGGTAGTGTACAGAAAGCCGAACAGCTACACCTGTGAGGACATAGTTGAGATCAGTTGCCACGGTGGATACCTTGTAACACAAAAAGTCCTTCAGCAAACGATCGATGCGGGTGCCCGCTTGGCAGAGCCGGGTGAATTTACGAAGCGCGCATTCTTGAACGGTAGAATAGATCTTTCTCAAGCGGAAGCGATTGGAGACCTGATTCATTCTCAAAGTGAGGCTGCATATCGCAGTTCGCTTAGGCAGCTCTCCGGCGACTTGTCTTGGAAAATCAAGTCAATCAGCGACGAGTTATTGAATTTGGCATCGCTCCTTGAACTTGAGTTGGATTTTTCGGAAGAGGATGTTGAATTCGCAAATCGTAAGTCGTTGGAGGATAGACTGCAAAAGGCAATTAATGTTGTTGACGAGCTCCTGTCAAGTTACGAGGTCGGGAGGATTTACCGGGAAGGTGTTCGTGTAGCCATCGCGGGTAAACCCAATGCTGGAAAGTCCAGTCTACTTAACGCGCTTCTTCAGGAGAACCGTGCAATCGTGAGTGAGACACCCGGAACGACTAGGGATACGATTTCAGAGAGCGTGTCGATAAATGGGATACTGTTTCGGTTGACCGATACCGCTGGCCTGAGGGAAGCGATGGATAACATTGAGCGTGAGGGCGTGGATAGAGCGCGAAAAGAAGCCGAGCAATCGGATGTGGTGCTACTAGTGATTGATTGCGAATCGCATGATTATAACGGCAGTGAACCCTCATACAAGGAACTTGCAGATGCCTGCACACGCAGGAATGTAAAGCTTATCAAAGTCTGGAATAAGATTGATATCTATAAAGGGACGGCCCCTCGAAAACAAGAAGATGGATTTTTTGTTTCGGCTTTGTGTGGAGATGGAATTGATTTCCTCAAAGATGGGTTATTTAAGATAGCACTCGGTCAGCAGATGAACGAAAGTTCAGTTGTCGTTACAAATACTCGCCATCGAGATTTGCTTTCGAGAGCTCAGCGAAACTTAAGGCTCGCTTTGGAAACCCTGAAAAGCGGCAAGTCAGGTGAATTCGTTGCTTTGGATCTCAGAGGTGGTTTGAATGCCCTTGGAGAGATTACTGGCGAAATTACAACAAACGATGTATTGAACAATATTTTTTCGAAATTTTGCATAGGGAAGTGA
- the mnmG gene encoding tRNA uridine-5-carboxymethylaminomethyl(34) synthesis enzyme MnmG: MNNGRYDIIVVGGGHAGVEASLAAARMGCSVLLLTMDIAAIGRMSCNPAIGGTAKGNLVREIDALGGEMAKIADKTGIQFRMLNKSKGPAVWSPRSQNDRESYSIEARKHVESQENIHILQDMVTEVLVEDGAIIGIKTSTGVGIGCKGLVISSGTFLNAIMHTGLRSRTGGRFNEPPAVGLTASLEKLGFVSGRLKTGTPPRVDSRTIDYSKCEEQPGDTNPEPFSFQTEDLAKDQISCFLTYTNHHTHEVLKTGFDESPMFTGLIKGIGPRYCPSIEDKIVRFADKERHQIFLEPEGRNTNVVYVNGFSTSLPAEIQYEAMRTVPGLESVKMLRPGYAVEYDFFPPHQVKLTLETHTVRGLFFAGQINGTSGYEEAGGQGIVAGINAALRAKGDDPFVLKRSEAYIGVMIDDLVNKGTDEPYRMFTSRAEYRLMLRQDNADRRLMKYGHIFGLIPDAVYDSLVEKEKLIRILSDYVDQKSVPPYAVNSYLESINSTPLSESEKLSSLVKRQNVNLSDMLGLDFFRSDSLPIEASTRKDVVRQVEIETKYEGYIKRQFEEIERFEKIESMEVPEGFDFKRVKSLSREATEKLVKVKPRSIGQASRISGVSPADISVLMVYMRG, encoded by the coding sequence ATGAACAACGGGAGATATGACATAATTGTAGTTGGAGGCGGACACGCTGGAGTTGAGGCGTCGCTTGCTGCGGCGAGAATGGGATGCTCTGTCCTACTGTTGACGATGGACATAGCCGCGATTGGGCGGATGTCGTGTAACCCGGCAATAGGCGGAACGGCCAAGGGAAACTTGGTACGTGAAATTGATGCGCTTGGCGGCGAAATGGCCAAGATTGCTGATAAGACGGGAATTCAGTTCAGGATGTTAAACAAATCCAAGGGACCAGCCGTATGGTCACCCCGCTCACAGAATGACAGGGAATCTTATTCCATCGAAGCGCGAAAGCATGTTGAGTCCCAGGAGAACATACACATTCTCCAAGACATGGTCACGGAAGTCTTGGTTGAGGATGGAGCGATTATCGGAATCAAAACTTCAACAGGTGTAGGGATCGGTTGTAAGGGATTGGTGATTTCTTCTGGAACCTTTCTAAATGCCATCATGCACACGGGACTAAGGAGCCGCACAGGCGGACGATTTAACGAACCTCCGGCAGTTGGCTTAACAGCATCACTTGAAAAGCTTGGCTTTGTAAGCGGACGACTGAAGACCGGTACGCCTCCAAGAGTGGACAGCAGAACCATCGATTACAGCAAATGCGAGGAACAACCCGGGGACACCAATCCTGAGCCGTTCTCATTTCAGACCGAGGACCTGGCGAAAGACCAGATTAGTTGCTTCTTAACTTATACTAATCATCATACGCATGAGGTCCTCAAGACCGGCTTCGACGAGTCGCCGATGTTTACTGGATTGATAAAGGGAATAGGTCCGCGTTATTGTCCCTCCATAGAGGATAAGATAGTGAGATTTGCTGATAAGGAACGACACCAGATATTTCTTGAGCCTGAGGGCCGCAACACGAACGTGGTTTATGTCAATGGTTTTTCGACGAGCCTTCCGGCAGAAATTCAATACGAAGCGATGAGAACCGTTCCAGGACTCGAGTCGGTAAAGATGTTGCGGCCGGGCTATGCGGTGGAGTATGATTTCTTCCCGCCTCACCAGGTGAAGTTGACGCTCGAGACCCATACCGTCAGAGGCTTGTTCTTTGCTGGACAAATTAACGGGACCTCGGGATACGAAGAGGCTGGTGGGCAGGGAATTGTTGCCGGAATAAACGCGGCACTGAGAGCAAAGGGAGACGACCCGTTTGTTTTGAAAAGGTCCGAAGCTTACATCGGCGTTATGATCGACGATCTTGTGAACAAAGGGACGGATGAGCCGTATCGAATGTTCACATCGCGGGCCGAATACAGATTGATGCTCCGACAGGATAACGCCGACCGGAGGCTCATGAAGTACGGACACATATTTGGTTTGATTCCTGATGCTGTTTATGATTCGTTGGTCGAAAAGGAAAAACTTATTCGAATACTGTCGGATTACGTGGACCAGAAAAGTGTACCGCCATATGCGGTGAACTCATACCTTGAGTCGATAAACTCAACTCCTCTGTCGGAGAGCGAGAAACTCTCCAGCCTTGTGAAAAGACAAAATGTAAATCTATCTGATATGCTTGGACTCGATTTCTTCCGCTCGGATTCTTTACCTATCGAAGCCTCAACTCGAAAAGATGTTGTTCGACAAGTTGAGATAGAGACAAAATACGAGGGATACATTAAGAGACAGTTTGAAGAGATCGAGAGATTTGAGAAGATCGAATCTATGGAGGTACCGGAAGGGTTCGATTTCAAGAGAGTAAAGTCCTTATCCAGAGAGGCAACGGAGAAACTCGTTAAGGTTAAGCCGCGATCAATCGGTCAGGCAAGTAGAATCTCTGGAGTTTCACCCGCAGACATTTCAGTTTTGATGGTATACATGCGAGGCTGA